The Niastella koreensis GR20-10 genome includes a window with the following:
- a CDS encoding MFS transporter, translating to MVTNNKGAKLFLITLVASLGGLLFGFDMAVVSGVLPLLKAQFSLSAGLEGWFVSSALVGCIIGVAVSGELSDRLGRKKPLILASLLFLLSALGCSMLPSLPGIIVARVMGGIGIGLASNVVPLYISEIAPSRIRGRLVTYYQLAVTLGILVAYLTNAALLNYGMAHTNDAPGWLHTLLVDEVWRGMFAVGIIPAALFFFGLFIVPESPRWLNRQSDNKISYRTLLEPQWRKALIIGILLPLFSQFSGINAIIYYGPSILNNAGISLSNSLISQIIFGGANMLFTLIAIWKVDSLGRRPLYLVGTAGATISLLLTGICFFVGATTGWALLVCVLAFLASFAFSIGPLKFVVASEIFPGAIRGRAMAISIMVMWIADTIVGQLTPILLKSIGTAFTFWLFAGFCLIAFITVFKLLPETKGRSLEQIEKDWKNEEKEDDLYVPVGH from the coding sequence ATGGTAACTAACAATAAAGGCGCTAAGCTTTTTTTAATCACGCTGGTGGCATCGCTGGGCGGGTTGCTGTTTGGGTTTGATATGGCGGTGGTATCTGGCGTACTGCCTTTATTAAAAGCGCAGTTCTCCCTTTCGGCAGGATTGGAAGGCTGGTTTGTGTCCTCGGCATTGGTAGGGTGTATTATTGGCGTGGCAGTTTCAGGTGAGCTGAGCGACCGCCTGGGTAGAAAGAAACCATTGATCCTGGCCTCGCTGTTATTTTTATTGTCGGCACTTGGCTGTTCTATGCTGCCCTCTTTGCCGGGCATTATTGTAGCAAGGGTGATGGGTGGCATTGGCATTGGGCTGGCAAGTAATGTAGTGCCATTATACATTTCTGAAATTGCGCCCAGCCGCATCCGGGGCCGGTTGGTAACTTATTATCAGTTAGCCGTAACGTTGGGAATACTGGTTGCCTATTTAACCAATGCGGCATTGCTGAATTATGGAATGGCGCATACCAATGATGCACCAGGTTGGTTGCATACCTTGTTGGTTGATGAAGTATGGCGGGGCATGTTTGCTGTGGGAATAATACCCGCAGCCCTGTTCTTTTTTGGTTTATTTATAGTACCTGAAAGTCCGCGTTGGTTAAATCGACAATCTGACAACAAGATCTCATATCGAACGTTGCTGGAACCGCAATGGCGCAAAGCACTGATTATAGGCATTCTGTTACCGTTGTTCTCGCAATTCAGCGGCATCAATGCCATCATTTATTATGGGCCCAGTATTTTGAACAATGCTGGCATTTCGCTCAGCAATTCTCTAATAAGCCAGATCATCTTTGGCGGGGCCAATATGTTGTTCACATTAATTGCCATCTGGAAGGTGGATAGCCTTGGCCGGCGGCCTTTGTACCTGGTTGGTACAGCGGGTGCCACTATTAGTTTGTTGCTGACCGGCATTTGCTTTTTTGTGGGCGCTACTACCGGTTGGGCGTTGCTGGTTTGTGTGCTGGCATTCCTGGCTTCTTTTGCCTTCTCCATAGGACCATTGAAGTTTGTGGTGGCGTCAGAAATATTTCCCGGTGCTATCCGTGGCCGGGCCATGGCCATCAGCATTATGGTGATGTGGATTGCCGATACCATTGTGGGGCAGTTAACACCTATCCTATTAAAAAGCATCGGTACAGCTTTTACCTTCTGGTTGTTTGCGGGCTTTTGCCTGATCGCTTTTATTACGGTATTTAAATTGTTGCCGGAAACAAAAGGCCGGTCGCTGGAACAGATAGAAAAAGACTGGAAAAACGAAGAGAAAGAAGATGACCTGTATGTACCCGTTGGCCATTAA